The following is a genomic window from Moorella sp. Hama-1.
TTTCCCGGTTTCCCCCGTTTCCCCGGACCCCTCTGTTTCCCCGGATTCCCCGCTTTCCCAGGACGCCCCGTTTTCTGCCGCTTCCCCTCCGGCTGCTCCGGGCTTGCCGGTTTTCCCGGGGCTTTGCCCTTTCCCGGCCAGCAGGCTGGTCGCCGGGTCTTCCCCTACCGGTTCCAGGTGGGCCACCAGGTAGCCGACACCAAAGGGCCCTTCATAGGATAAAACCTCGCCCCTGACTTTATGGCCGTCCAGGGCGCCCAGGCCCATGATGAAGGAACGCAGGCCGCATTCGCCGGCCTCCTCGGCCAGGTCTTCGGGCAGGGCCAGGATTCCTTCGACATCCAGGGCCGCCAGCAGCCCTTTCACCCTGGCGTCAAACACCTTACCCCGGGGGCTATAACCCGCCGGCGCCCCCGGCAGCAGGCGGTGGGACATATCGCCGCTGGCCACCAGGAGGGCCCGGCGGGGGCTGGCTTCGACAGCTTCCGCCAGGGCGGCGCCGAAGGCGTAGAGCTTCTCCCTTTCCATCAAGCTCATGCCCATGGCTACCAGGGGCAACGCCAGGCCCGCCCGGCGCAGGTAATAAAGGGGTACCATCATGCCGTGGTCCAGCTCCGGGGTTATATCGTAACGCCGGCAGGCAGCCTCGTCCAGCCAGACCACTGGCAAACCGGCTTCCCGGGCTTGAGCCGCGATTTTTTGGCCCAGGTCCAGGTCCAGGGAATAGGTAAACTTTACTTCCCCGGCCCGGAAGGCTCCCAGGTCACCCTTCAGCCTGTCGACGGCCCAGAGGCCCACGGCATCCCGGAAGACCGGCCCGTGGGGGGAAATTATAATCATGACCTCCGGGTGGTGGGCCGCTACCCTGTTTGCCAGCTCTTGGGCCGCCGTCACCGTGGCTTGAATCCTGGCTACCTCATCACGCCCGACCTCCGGCACCATAATAGGCGGGTGGGGCATAAAGACCACATCCAGCAACTGTCCCATAAAATCACCCCTTTTAATATGGCCCGGTGCCGATTCTTTCATGTAATTACCGGTACCGGGTCTTTATCCTCGTAAGTACTCCCTTAAGGATTACTTTACCACATCATCCAGCATTTTGACAGGGTATAAAAAATACTGCTTTTTCGCCGCTGGACTTGACAGGGGAGGCAGCTTAATAATCTGGAATATCAACAACATCCACGTAGAATTAAGAAGCAGTCTTAACCGGCTGCTTCTTTCTATAGAAAAAAGCCGCCCGCCGGGACGGCCCCACTATGGTTATCATAACAAAATTTCGGGCTCGCGTAAGGGAAAAAGTCGGGCACGGCTTTTTCGCCGCTGGGAAATCGCCAGGGCTGGCATCATGGCCCTTTCTTTTGCGCCTGCCCGGTAGTACCTGCTCCCCCCGGCCCCTTCCCTGCCAGGTAGTTAACAACGCCGGCGTAGATAGCCAAGGCCATCTGGCGCTGGTAGTGGGGGTCGGCCAGGAGCTTTTCTTCCTGGGGATTGGAGATAAAGCCGACCTCGACGATGACGGCCGGGATCTGCTGGGTACGCAGGACAAAGGCGTCAATGCTCAAGGGTACCCGGTCGGTGTTGGCCAGCCGGCGCTTGATCTCCGCCTGGATGGCTTCCGCCAGCTTTTTCCCCTCCGGTGATTGGGGGTCATAGAAGAGCTGGGCGCCTTTCTCCCGGCTGTCAAAGGCGTTGCAGTGGATGGAGACAAACATATCAGCGCCGACCTTTTTCGCCAGCTTGACCCTCTCTACCAGGTCGTCACCGGATTCCCCTTCATGAACGTTGTCATCCTGGCGGGTCAGGAAAACCCTGGCCCCGCCGCGGCTTAAGAACCCGGCTAGGTCCTTGCTGATGGCCAGATTGACCCGGTGCTCCGGCGTGCCCCCTGGTCCCATGGCGCCGGAATCAATGCCCCCGTGGCCCGGGTCGACGACCACCACCTGGTTGGCCACCGCCCAGGAGAGGGCCTGAACGGCCTGTTCCTCCTTTAAGCCCTGGTACCAACCCCAGGCCCACAGGGCGCCCAGTACCACCAGGGCTCCCATTAAAAGGCTCCGGACGCGCCGCCGGCGAACAACCACTACCCGCGCCATGGCCCCGCCTCCCCACAATTAACCCCCTAATAAATATGCTCCTGGATAATTCGCTAAACCAGGGAAGTATTACCTGCTAAGGGGATAAAATAATTGGGGGCATATTCTTGGGGATGCTCAAGGCAAAATAATCCTGTCAAGGGACAATGAAAATGTCACTATAAAAACGCCTTAAGGAGACAACGAAAATGTCACCCCCCTTGACTAACAGGCAAGGGATTATCATTGGGTAAAGGCGCTGCTTTTTTAGTCTGGTTGATAGGCATCCGACGCCAGGGATGATCCGGAGCAGGCTTATGAGCCTTACTGGCCGGAGCTTTTTTAGGGCCTTCAGCTATCACCTTGGGCGGCTGGGTAAACTCCTGCAGTGCGTAGCAATTACCGCCGTAAAGGGCGCTGAAAGAACCATCCAGATGAGTCAGCACCTCTACTGTAGCCCTTGGGCGCAAAGGAACGACAGTATTTCCGGTATCCAGTAACTGGTAGGTATGACCCAGGTAGGAGATAGAAGAACCGCGGGACGCCTTGCGTTCCTGGCGCAATGATAGGATTTGCTTTAACCTAGCCGGCGCCGGGCAAGGAGCATAAGCCGGTTCCGGGTTGGCTGGGGTAACGGCGAAACGCCGGTTAAACCTCTCGATAAAGCCCGGCAGGAAGGCGTTGGCCGCCTCCAGGGTAGAGATACCAGCCAGGCGGAGTTCAATCATCAGGCGGCCCTGCAGAGTGCCCCAGAGGCGCTCCACGCGCCCTTTAGCCTGGGGGGAACGAGCGGGTATATGATTGATCCCCAGCTCGGTAAGGGCCCGGCCAAATTGCGTTAAAGGAGCAGTCTGGCCAGCCAGTTCCTCCTCGATCGAGAGCCTGTCCTCCTTAGGTGAAAAGAAAATAGTGTGACGGTCGCTGTATAAACTTCTAGGTACCCCAAAGTTTTGCACCAGTTGTAACAGCAGCTGCAAGTAGCCGTGGAGGCACTCATGAAGTTCAAAATGTAACCCTTGAACCTTGCTGGTAGCATCGTCAATGGAACCGTGCAAAGAAAGTTCCGGGCCGCGATCCTCCAGCCAAGCAAAAGGGCTGGCGTCGACCTGAGAAAGCAGGCCCGCCTGGGGTAAACGGTCACGCGATTTCTGGCGTTTGGGCGACCTGTGGGTATGGGCCAAAGGAATACCAGCCCCCTTCAGGATCCGGCCAACAGTCTTAGCAGAAAGGGTTATACCATAGAACTCCTCCAGGAGCTCAGCTACCTGCTGGCAGCTAGCATCACGAAGAGGGCCCCGGGCCAACATGACCACCTTTTCTCTAGTTTCTTTAGGCGCAGCCTTCTTGGGCGTCCGACCTCTGTTTTTATGAGCCAGGCCCGCAACACCTTCAGCCTCCATCCTCTCCTTCAAGCGGATGACCTGGCGTTCACTTAAGTCCAGAACCTCAGCAGCTTGCCGGTTAGTGATTTTGCCTTTAACGGCTTGCTCGATTACAAACACCCTACGCGACTCTTTGGCACTCAAAAAGATTTCTCCCCTCATAGTGACATTATCGCTGTCCGCTTATAGGGTGACAATATCACTGTCCGGTGACACAAGGCAAAATAATCCTTGATCCGGATACTCCCGGCTGCTAAAATTGATTATTAATATCTCCAATCTCACCACTAGTTGCCAAAGGAGAGGGGCCCCGTGGCCATAATCAGTGTTCAAGACCTGGTCAAGCGCTTCAACGACCTGGAAGCCGTGGCCGGCGTGAGCTTTACCGTAGAGGAAAAGGAGATTTTTGGTTTCCTGGGCCCCAACGGCGCCGGCAAATCGACGACCATCAAAATGCTCTGCACCCTCTTACGCCCCACGGCGGGCCGCATCACCCTGGCCGGATTCGACGTGGCCGGCCAGCCGGACGCCGTCCGCCGCGCCATTGGCCTGGTCTTCCAGGACAACTCCCTGGACGACCGCTTAACAGCGGAAGAGAATTTGCTCTTCCACGGCCTCCTCTACGGCCTCTCCCGGGCGGAAATAAGGGAAAGGATGGAGGAAGTCCTGACCATGGTCGACCTGGCCGATCGCCGCCGGGATATTGTCCGCACCTTTTCCGGTGGCATGCGCCGGCGCCTGGAGATTGCCCGCGGCCTCCTGCACCATCCGCAGGTGCTTTTCCTGGACGAGCCGACGGTAGGTCTGGATCCCCAGACCCGCAGCGCCATCTGGCAGCATATTCACCGCCTGCGGCAGGAAAAGGACATCACCCTTTTTATGACCACCCACTATATGGACGAAGCGGAGAACTGCGACCGCATCGCCATCATCGACCACGGCCGCATCCAGGCCCTGGACACCCCGGATAACCTGAAACGCCAGCTGGGGGGCGACGTGGTCACCATGATGACCGTGGACGATTCCCGGCTCCAGGAGGAGCTAGCCACCCGTTACGGGGTCAAGGTTATTAAGGATGAGGAAGGCCTGCGCCTGCAGGTGGACGACGGGGCCACCTTTATCCCCCGGGTAGCCGCCGACTTCCGGGGGCAGATCAACAGCATCTCCCTGCGGCGACCCACCCTGGACGACGTTTTCTTAAGCCTTACCGGCCGGGCCATCCGGGACGAAAAGCTCTCCGGCGCCGAACGCATGCGCCTAAACCGCCGCCACGGCCGGAGGCGACATTAGGAGGAAAATCTATGCAACCCGCTTGGCGTGCCATTTACACCATCTGGTACCGGGAATTTATCCGCTTTATCCGCGAGCGCAGCCGGATCATCGGCATGATCGGCCAGCCCCTCCTCTACCTCCTCATCGTCGGCCAGGGAATTTCGGCGGCCATGGGCTTCCGGGGGGTACCGGTCAACGTCCCGGTCAATTATGTCCAGTTCATGTACCCGGGTATCCTGGGGATGTCCGTCCTCTTTACTTCTATCTTCTCCGGCGTATCCATCATCTGGGACCGGGAGTTTGGCTTCTTAAAGGAGGTCCTGGTGGCCCCGGTACCTCGCTGGGCTACAGCCCTGGGCAAGGCCCTGGGGGGCAGCACGGTAGCCCTTATCCAGGCCGCCATCATGCTCATCCTGGCGCCCTTTATCAAGGTGCCCTTGACGCCCCTGATGATCCTCCAGCTCCTGGGGACCCTGTTCTTGATCTCCCTGGCCCTGACCTTTTTCGGCATCGCCATCGCCAGCCGCATGGAGACCATGGAGGGTTTCCAGATGATCATGAACTTCCTGGTTATGCCCCTCTTTTTCTTAAGTGGCGCCATCTTCCCCATGACCAACCACCCCGGCTGGATGAATTTCCTGATGAAAATCGACCCCTTAACTTACGGGGTCGACGCCCTGCGGCGGATTATCTATGCCGGCGCCGATCCCCGGGTGCTGGAGTTCCTGGTCCACTACAGCCTGGGCTTCGACCTGGCTATAATCGCCGTTATGGCCTTTGCGCTGGCCATCATCGGCTCCTGGTCCTTCAGCCGGCAGGAGTAAAAAAACGGCCCCGAAGGGCCGCCCAAAAAACTCTTTCTGGAAAAAAGTTGTCTTCCCGGACCCTCTTATTTTATTCCAAAGTTTAGCCCACAGGCTCTTCCTGGGTCCGGGTTCCCTTTAAATGGCTCTTTTCCTTCACCAGTTTGGCTTCTGCGGCCTCCCTGGTAAAGGCAATCACCATGCAGAAAGCGGCGATGAAGATCAGGAAGAGGACCATGCCGAAAACACCCTTGGTGTAAAGCCAGCCGAACCTGGTAACGGCCAGGATGATTAAGGCCAGACCGGCGATTAGGGCGCCGAGGCCGACATTTTTGGCTGCTCCCTCACGGGGTATCACCCAGCGATAACTCCCGGCCCTTTCGATTAAGGTTACCAGGGTCAGGGCCGAGACATTAAAGATCATACCGATCCAGACGGGGTGGATGTTCAGGTAGAATCTGGCCGGATCCCAGGCTCCCAGGTGGTACCAGGCGATCCCGGAAACAAAGCCGGCCACGAGGGAGCTTACGGCCGCCTTCCGGGTGGCCAGGGGCCAGAAAAGCACGCCGATGATGGGGGCAAAGGTGGCGCCGTTACGGACCGTCCAGGCCAGGACATTCCACCAGGCAGCCTGCTCCGTCCGCAGGAAGCCAAAGACGATCATCAGCAGGGTCAGGACGACCAGGGACCAT
Proteins encoded in this region:
- the amrA gene encoding AmmeMemoRadiSam system protein A → MGQLLDVVFMPHPPIMVPEVGRDEVARIQATVTAAQELANRVAAHHPEVMIIISPHGPVFRDAVGLWAVDRLKGDLGAFRAGEVKFTYSLDLDLGQKIAAQAREAGLPVVWLDEAACRRYDITPELDHGMMVPLYYLRRAGLALPLVAMGMSLMEREKLYAFGAALAEAVEASPRRALLVASGDMSHRLLPGAPAGYSPRGKVFDARVKGLLAALDVEGILALPEDLAEEAGECGLRSFIMGLGALDGHKVRGEVLSYEGPFGVGYLVAHLEPVGEDPATSLLAGKGQSPGKTGKPGAAGGEAAENGASWESGESGETEGSGETGETGKPGEARNAGESLPVRLARQSLEHYLRTGRVLPVPDHLPLELAGRAGAFVSLKKHGSLRGCIGTIGPTRENLAQEIIYNALAAGLEDPRFPPVTVDELPELQYSVDVLGAPEPATLADLDPRVYGVIVSRGRRRGLLLPDLEGVDTVEEQVAIARQKGGIGPDEPYQLERFKVTRYH
- a CDS encoding N-acetylmuramoyl-L-alanine amidase family protein, producing the protein MARVVVVRRRRVRSLLMGALVVLGALWAWGWYQGLKEEQAVQALSWAVANQVVVVDPGHGGIDSGAMGPGGTPEHRVNLAISKDLAGFLSRGGARVFLTRQDDNVHEGESGDDLVERVKLAKKVGADMFVSIHCNAFDSREKGAQLFYDPQSPEGKKLAEAIQAEIKRRLANTDRVPLSIDAFVLRTQQIPAVIVEVGFISNPQEEKLLADPHYQRQMALAIYAGVVNYLAGKGPGGAGTTGQAQKKGP
- a CDS encoding ISNCY family transposase — protein: MSAKESRRVFVIEQAVKGKITNRQAAEVLDLSERQVIRLKERMEAEGVAGLAHKNRGRTPKKAAPKETREKVVMLARGPLRDASCQQVAELLEEFYGITLSAKTVGRILKGAGIPLAHTHRSPKRQKSRDRLPQAGLLSQVDASPFAWLEDRGPELSLHGSIDDATSKVQGLHFELHECLHGYLQLLLQLVQNFGVPRSLYSDRHTIFFSPKEDRLSIEEELAGQTAPLTQFGRALTELGINHIPARSPQAKGRVERLWGTLQGRLMIELRLAGISTLEAANAFLPGFIERFNRRFAVTPANPEPAYAPCPAPARLKQILSLRQERKASRGSSISYLGHTYQLLDTGNTVVPLRPRATVEVLTHLDGSFSALYGGNCYALQEFTQPPKVIAEGPKKAPASKAHKPAPDHPWRRMPINQTKKAAPLPNDNPLPVSQGG
- a CDS encoding ATP-binding cassette domain-containing protein; the protein is MAIISVQDLVKRFNDLEAVAGVSFTVEEKEIFGFLGPNGAGKSTTIKMLCTLLRPTAGRITLAGFDVAGQPDAVRRAIGLVFQDNSLDDRLTAEENLLFHGLLYGLSRAEIRERMEEVLTMVDLADRRRDIVRTFSGGMRRRLEIARGLLHHPQVLFLDEPTVGLDPQTRSAIWQHIHRLRQEKDITLFMTTHYMDEAENCDRIAIIDHGRIQALDTPDNLKRQLGGDVVTMMTVDDSRLQEELATRYGVKVIKDEEGLRLQVDDGATFIPRVAADFRGQINSISLRRPTLDDVFLSLTGRAIRDEKLSGAERMRLNRRHGRRRH
- a CDS encoding ABC transporter permease, with the translated sequence MQPAWRAIYTIWYREFIRFIRERSRIIGMIGQPLLYLLIVGQGISAAMGFRGVPVNVPVNYVQFMYPGILGMSVLFTSIFSGVSIIWDREFGFLKEVLVAPVPRWATALGKALGGSTVALIQAAIMLILAPFIKVPLTPLMILQLLGTLFLISLALTFFGIAIASRMETMEGFQMIMNFLVMPLFFLSGAIFPMTNHPGWMNFLMKIDPLTYGVDALRRIIYAGADPRVLEFLVHYSLGFDLAIIAVMAFALAIIGSWSFSRQE